Proteins from a single region of Sediminitomix flava:
- a CDS encoding glycosyltransferase, with amino-acid sequence MKNLNIVFITSTDLAEGTNYLERFRNLSARLKEVGHDVQALLEHSNTKKIPSQLADKHSTFFGVPVELVTGPEERPSGFSFYTNKLGAVRQLIKRIKELHAEKPIDLLWINQSAAHLMYPLTRLATKLKVKTVQSYVEERTKGKGLHEHLKYTDDQLTDKKLAKKADQIVVTSYYLRGKYSILTQGKVPITLLPRSIEVRKWDCSNILNYNEIPILTFLGELNDRNFLNNILEVLTELNAEGQKIRFSAITQSNQSKETEEWFLNEAHSRGVNRQVEVVNNVNLSELKHYFSKSDLLITSRTEDMYRSGISSGLLKLLATGRPVLCQDSTEVRNWFTDEKEVFYLNQSNDTAVIKEKVTKALADREFRTQIGKNAQRVVENYMERRVVQDHVEVLLSELFVDKVKETTASQ; translated from the coding sequence ATGAAAAATCTCAATATTGTTTTCATTACCTCAACAGACTTAGCTGAAGGAACTAACTATTTAGAACGATTTCGAAATCTTTCTGCAAGATTAAAGGAAGTCGGACATGATGTTCAAGCTTTATTGGAACATTCAAATACCAAAAAAATACCAAGCCAGTTGGCTGATAAGCATTCTACGTTTTTTGGTGTACCAGTCGAATTGGTTACAGGACCTGAGGAAAGACCAAGTGGATTTTCTTTTTATACGAATAAACTTGGGGCTGTAAGGCAGCTTATAAAGCGTATCAAAGAACTTCATGCAGAAAAACCAATTGATTTACTTTGGATAAACCAATCGGCAGCGCACTTGATGTATCCGCTTACGCGTTTGGCAACCAAGTTGAAGGTGAAAACAGTGCAGTCTTATGTAGAAGAGAGAACAAAAGGGAAAGGCCTACATGAACATTTGAAATATACAGATGATCAGTTGACGGATAAAAAATTGGCAAAAAAGGCTGATCAGATTGTCGTAACATCTTATTATTTGAGAGGCAAGTATAGTATTCTTACTCAAGGGAAAGTTCCTATCACTTTATTACCTCGATCTATTGAGGTACGCAAATGGGATTGTTCTAATATTCTTAACTATAATGAAATTCCAATTCTTACTTTCTTGGGAGAATTAAATGATCGGAATTTCTTGAATAATATCCTTGAAGTTTTGACTGAATTGAATGCAGAAGGACAGAAAATTCGTTTTTCAGCAATCACACAATCAAATCAATCAAAAGAAACGGAGGAATGGTTTTTAAATGAGGCTCACTCAAGAGGTGTGAACAGACAAGTTGAGGTGGTTAATAATGTGAATCTTTCAGAGCTGAAGCACTATTTTTCAAAGTCAGATTTACTGATTACCTCTCGTACCGAAGATATGTATCGTTCAGGAATTTCATCTGGACTACTCAAGCTTTTAGCCACAGGACGTCCTGTGTTGTGTCAAGATAGTACAGAGGTGAGAAACTGGTTTACAGATGAAAAGGAAGTTTTTTATCTGAATCAAAGTAATGATACAGCTGTCATCAAAGAAAAAGTGACAAAAGCACTGGCTGATCGAGAGTTCAGAACTCAAATTGGGAAAAATGCACAACGAGTAGTAGAGAATTACATGGAAAGAAGAGTTGTGCAAGATCACGTGGAAGTGCTTTTAAGTGAATTATTTGTGGATAAGGTAAAAGAAACGACAGCTTCTCAATAG